tcctgaccttctagtggacccccttctGTGCTCCCATGGATCTCCCATTGAGGCATCACAACTCGCAGCGtgtccccatagaagaaccacaactccatgcatgcccccataaaggcatcacagcacttaTCATGTCATCACAGCACCAAATATGCGCACATAgacgcaccacagcacccagcatgacaccatagcATCCAGCATGGGACCActgcacacagcaatggggggtATGGGGCACGCTAGGTGCTGTAATCCCATGCTGGGTGTTGTTGTGCCATGCTGGATGCTTTGTAgcaccatgctgggtgctgtggtgcttctgtggggcgtgctgggtactgtgtggtgccatgctgggtgctgtggtgcctctactctgcctgcaggacatctggggcacctcagaatagatctggggtacatgccactgatttttggggctagcaatgcccatgCCGGTCAGAGATTGCCTCTGCTGAAATTGTAACGTGTGTATGTTTGCCTGATTCATCCCTGAGAGATCCGGAGTGTCAGGTTGCCTTGATCACACACAGGCCGAGCCCATTGTTCTCCTCTTCACCCCTCCTGATCAAAGCCAGTCCATCCTGGGTTGCATTGttgttcttcctccccccccaatTATAGCAGcagaacatgttgctagcctAGCCTGTAGGCTATCCAAACATCTGTACAGCAAGCAGATTTCTGCACTCACTCACCACGTTTTAAAAGAAAACTGTTGGAACATAAGGTGCGGTGGATATTCACACTGGGGACTAGGTAGTCCAACTCAGACTACCACTACATTCTGTTTCTACTGTCAATGGGCAGTTTATAGGGTAACACATGCAAGAACTTCTTCAGGTGTGTATTCAAATGTGTCCACTAGAGGTCAGCAATAATCTACTAAAATAATGTAAATGCTGTTCAGTTTATTATAATGGTTTAGCAGCCAGAGTGAATTTATCTACATAAACTAAATTCAGTAATATAACAAaactgcatgcgcagtactgtcccgccagccgccgtgatgacgcgaggcggccggcgtggtgacgactggcGTCAtctttgcggaagaaggagcccgatacttggtcccagtgtcgccgggagccatttctgagcagggcctgaaagaagagccagaaggacgccgagggacctcccgatctacggtggactggagaaagccccaggtaagttcagattttgattgtatttactgctcagagtccctttaaagaaaatgtgGGGTTCTATATTGAAAAACTCGAATCCCTAAATTCTTACagatggtacacaaaatagtgaagCAATAAACAatggtgcgcaggttgcaaggtaGCAATAAATATAGAAgatgagtccatatggtggcagACAGGAGCAAATGGGGAAGAGAGACCTcccaaataggcttacaatctacaatAAACTATctacaattatttttattttattattttattgtacTTCACAATGCTTTACACTACTTTATAATCATTGTATAATGTTGAAGTTTGTTGTACTGTAGAGATTTGCTTTATTTCAGATTTACATTTGTAACTTTGgtaaacttgaagccaggcttacatccagaactgctggtgtatagcaagcctatagctttaacttTTACAGAGTcgcatcaaccccacatgcagacagcctgtttcagactgtttcaaagtgtaccagagatgacatatacttacctttttatacatacctggggttcctccagccccacgggcACAGATCGCTCCCGCACTGCCgtgctccgctgcctgcagctctggtaccgggtcccgtaactaccTCCAGTCactgccagtctgacgcaagtaaAGTGCGCTATTTACGTATCCCTCCGGCAGCCGTTGGAGAGATATGTAAGGAgtgcacctcctcctccatgctaagcattgcttttctagtaggagggctttccggtctcttttggtcccctatactttcctagtagttttgggtcaccccgacctgcttggttactctgttgttctggtccaagcccGATCTTATactgccatatcaatccctgccatgcactgaacaGGACCAAAAGTcccaaacaggctgtctgcatgtgggttaatgtggctctgtaaaatgtatgagctataggcttgctacgcACCAGCATTTCTTGATGTAAGCCTGGCTACAGGGCatagagataattttcatattgagcagtggtgcattgtaggcaaccacagttacacactgaAATCTGAAATATCgcgaataccttctgttttaagaaggcaaaccgcaCTCAGCATTATTTTGTAATAGGAgggttttttggtctcttttggtCCCCTAAAATTTTCTAGTTGTTTTGGGTCACCCAAGCTGCTTGTTTAATCTTTTGCACAGATTAGACAGGCACCCTAAACAGAATGATTTGCATGCAAGGCTCCTGGCAATGTGTATGAACTCAGATGGTGGCAGAGTCCTGTAAATCTCAGCACTGATGGAATACGTGAGGCTGCCCCAAGCGGTGTAATCTAAGTGGCCACTGGTCTTCACCAGAATGTCCCACAAGGGGCAATGGGCAGCTACCCCTAGCGGCAGTAGACTCCTTGTCTGCAACAATCGATCAGGTTCCAACTCCCAGGGTTAACCACCAGTGATGAGAAGAACAGCAGGGCAAACCCTACAAtcaggttctctcatgaagcaaggtgaaacatttgcatcaggagcagagatttcaggggaagcatttttgtactgtgtgtaccttcctgaggagtggctgagggtgagcagtgtgtttgtcacagactcagccAGCCTGTATGATTGTGtttagctgcagcatgtcatgtgagaacattaaatgaagcagattaAATTGTTgaatgctgtgcaatcattccaaattggggtgtggggggggggggcatcctcacaagtttgcctcaggcagcaaaacgtctagaaccggccctgcctacaaTGTGGGGAGGGCAAGATATTTTGGCTTGCAAGATATTTTGTGTAAAATATTGCAATTTTCAAAATTgaattgattttgcataatccatCAGATATTTGCATGTCAAACGCGCCAGTTAtaaatgattttctttttttgattAAATTGCAAACTTTCGAGCAAATCagaatttacattgaagtcaataccactgattttagcagttaatagcaaagcccccggatttgcagggccagagctaccataggaaaaaatgggcaattgccccagggccccagagcctgtaggggcccccaaagtgtccctccccatcttaactgttgctccccagggactctgcagagtctgttaagttgggaggtgattgggggtgggtcagcagccagctcaggggcccaggagggaaatttggctgcaacaaagggcctctaatgacgctttttggtcgagggtgtctgttggggggccccaaggctaattttgccctaaggcccaattgttacttgaaccggccctgcggatatgctatcatcaccaaatgttCTAGATATGCAAGGGTGAATTGTGGGAAAAAActcatattttctttttaaagacctttgctgcccctctcttccagaacccccccccccaatgatagaccatgtgggctggtatagctcaggttgCCGAGCACCCAGCCTGCCTGGGTgataaggggttacagaggcttgggaggggggaccccacactgtGCAGAGTAAATGGAGAGGACCCCAGttgagtgggtgtggtcataacagatcatggttggatccaaaTAATGTTGATAACATCAAATTCTTGAGCCTTggtcacattctgtaggcactgtaataatgtagcacacattttatACTTGTATATAACTGGACCACAAGCAACTATCACTGTTCCTCATGGGTTACAAAGAGAAATACGTGGAGGAGAACCTAGAAGATAATCAGGCCCTGTGGTGCAGCTGCACGGGCCCTAGTagacatggggcccctgtgcggctgcacggcctgcacggTTGAATGTCCATTGTCCACCTCTGCACCTAACCCTATCTCTAATCTACAACCTTGAAACAATGCCTGGCCCTAATTAAATCCTAACCTAGAGTTAGCGCTAACAtcatttacaatttttttctgatAATCCAAGCCAAATTGTTACCTAACCCTAATCTGACCAAGAACCTAACACTGCCTTCACCCCACCCTAGTCTTTCCTGTCCTTCCTGTCCCCAAATCCTAATTACCAGTATACCTTCCCAATGGGTTCTGATGACTGCTTCTGCGCAGTTATGCACCTGATCAAATAGTAGTGGAGACCACCTACCTAGAAAAAATAAATGCTGAAATAGCAAAAAAGCAACAAAAGGTTGGGGGAAAAGGAAGGTGCTGGTGGGTTTTCCTTTGGGACCTGTGGagatgtttctctgctgaatgatCTAAGCTACATATCTTTGCGAGCTACCATGCAGAATTTTCCTTGGTAATCAGTAAGATGACTCTCTGAATTTCTTAGGAGCACATCACACTTTGTGACGGTGAATCCCTCTTTAACAACAGCATTTCTCACAAAACTCTCATCCTGCTTGAACATGTGCATCCTGTCTTTACCCACAGTGTAATATGTCCCATTTAAAGCCCCAAATATTATCAGGTGTCCTCCGGGTTTCACAAACTTAACCATCTTCTTCAGGTGGCTCATGTATTCACCTTCATCAGTGCTGGTCAGCTCCAGAATCCAGCTAATGATCACGCAGTCGGCTTGTGGGAGCTGTAGGGGGTCGGTGAGATTTTCTCTATCGCTGTGGCATTTCACAATCTGTTTGATTATCGACTTTAGGTGCATATCTTTCAAATCCCACTCTTTGCTAAAAATGAGAAAAAAGGTTTCATAAAACTGAAAGTTTACATTTTTGTAAGAAttaatgttttgtttatttttttaaaaacaggatatatactgtatatactcacatataagcctaattttcagcataaaaaatgtgctgaaaagttacccccttggcttatatgcaagtcagtggagcaaaacggatttattttttttactgtgggcTTGAATGGGGATGATAGAATGTTATTACTTTCAATGTCCCTCCCTATTAGACAGAgctatattatttatttttattgatttgcaATCAGTAACTTAACAGTCTTTAGTGTGGCACATTTCGTGAAATTTGATTTACTTATTCAGGAGCAACTGAATGCAGGGGACCCGGAAAGGAAGGCCTTCTTGTAGTAATAAAGATTAAAGCACATAGCCACAATGGCCTCAGTTCATAAAGCAATACCATATGAGGTAATGCAGAaatcagctgactttaccgagcacttaggaaaatgtcaattcataaaggctgtttctgcaCGGAAAGCTGAAATTTTGgaacagtgaggtaaattaccgacttgtgcagtaaacacctcaacaaatgtcagtaaatgtcaaatcATAAAGCTTAGAACATGCGGTAAAGCCctggagcagagagccaatagcaacagcccctgtctcctgcaagtcccgctgATCGGCTGCTGATAGGATCTGAAGCCTTCTCGGGAGGAACAAGCTTCTCTAtcccccaggcagcagaggacagagAAAGGAGcaaaagaggtttcccctgcagcccttcagacatttaactctttaggttcctgtttgaagatgctgaGGAGCTAGtgaggaaatcacctaagcatggcatgtgtatcgTCTCTTGGAAaaacatctaagctgtggcaataaaataaaatgttaagaaaggctAATGGACAGATTCAGCGGGAGCAGAGTCAGTATAACAAACGTAAattctaaagggatgttggggatgcccgttactattgtaatgccctcactgcacagaacagcatgtaacaaaacaGACAACTCCACACTCTTCTGCTATTACCGAACAAGTTTTTGTCAATTGaagcggtaaattaccaaacttctaccgcacctgtgaacatttttatgagttagcacacaaaagtctaaaaaaaCTAATGCGGTTTAAcgaccttatttttttttctcgcaCAGCCGTTTATAAATCAAGGCCAATGAGAAAAACATAGATTTAAATAAAAGGCTGTTAAACAGATCCATATCAAAGGCTGTGTACCTCTtaaattctccccccccccctttctcccccttAGGGTTTTGTTGGTAGGTTGTTATCAATAAATTGTCTATTGAGTCACTGCCTCTTCAATGGATTTTGCTTACATTTGTCCTGTAACTGTTGTATATATctttcttatgctgggtacacatgatgcgttcccgcactcgattcctgttgatgcgccgctcgattcccgtcgattcgtttatttccgacatgtccgattcgcgtttcgatggatcgttaggtcgatttgccatactttacatggcattcgacctaaaaacatCGAAATGCGctaggaaatgctcggaaataatcgaatcgtcgGGAATCGAGTGGCGGTGTACAgcggtgtacccagcattacacccCTGTACATTGTGTCTTGTTGTATGAATAAGagtaagttaattggttccccccccccccaaaaaaaaaaataaaaaaaaaatggccctagaccatacatgcactacacgatacatacacatgactatggtagggactagattgtgagcccctctgagggacagttagtgacaagacaatatactctgtacagcactgcgtaatatgtcggcgctatataaattcttaaataaataaaataaatagataaatatgaATCTTGCTTACACTTCTGTATATTGTGTGTCCTGTGTCCTATGTtcaccaatatttgttttgtactatgtacagcgctacggaagatgttggcactatataaataataataataataagtagggGAAAAATGTATTAATCAAAATATATTTACCTGTCTCCCAGCAATTCTATCACTGTAGGCGAGATGTGTGACCATTCAAAAGCTCCGGTGTGCCTATTGCGCCATTTTCGCAACTCTATCATACACCTCTCACTGAACCGCAAAAGTGTGATCTCTTTGAAGAGTCCGCAGATTGGGTAGAGATAGTGAAGAATCGGACCAGCGCTGATGTCTATAAGAAGATCTCCTTTAATATCACCTGCAAAAAATCAAGAACTAAGGAATTCTAAACCCCATGACAAAACTAACTAGTATAACAGTAACAAACACAAAATCTTCCAGCTAGCTCCCCCTTGGCAATTATCACTTTTTTCattaagaaaaaaagaagaaatgaagatgaccttaaaggaccactgttgcaaaaatcttaaaatgtaaaaacatatactgataagaagtgcgtttcttctagagtaaaatgagccataaattacttttctcctatgctgctgtcacttacagtaggtagtataaatctgaaaGTAATAACACATtgtggactagtcaatctcttcattAGGGGTTAtcgaggttttctttattttcagaagcactttgtgagtggcagttgctctgtccaactgccccaaAAAGTgtgtggtgagcagggaggctggccagcatctttgtataaatctttttcagggacggtctttataaaggccatgctgagaatcccctatggagcgatggactagcccaaaacctgtcgtaatgtcagatttctactacctgctgtaagtgactagagttgggccgaacggttcgcctgcgaacggttccatgcgaacttcagtggttcgcgttcgcgtcccgcaggcgaacctttgcggaagttcggttcgccccataatgcacatggagtggtcaactttgaccctctacatcacagtcagcaggcccagtgtagccaattaggctacactagcccctggagccccacccccccttatataaggcaggcagcggcggccattacggtcactcgtgtgctgcctgcgttagtgagagtagggcgagctgctgcagactgtctctcagggaaagattagttaggcttaacttgttcctgtctggctgcatacctgttctgtgaacccaccactgcatacctgtgctgtgaacccaccactgcatacctgtgctgtgaacccaccactgcatacctgtgctgtgaacccaccactgcatacctgtgctgtgaacccaccactgcatacctgttcagtgaacccaccactgcatacctgtgctgtgaacccaccactgcatacctgttcagtgaacctgccactgcatacctgttctgttcagtggacccgccactgtatacctgttcattgaacccaccactgcatacctgtgctgtgaagccaccactgcatacctgttctgtgaacccaccactgcatacctgtgctgtgaacccaccactgcatacctgttcagtgaacctgccactgcatacctgttctgttcagtggacccgccactgtatacctgttcattgaacccaccactgcatacctgtgcagtgaacccaccactgcatacctgttctgtgaacccaccactgcatacctgtgctgtgaacccaccactgcatacctgttcagtgaacctgccactgcacacctgttctgttcagtggacccgccactgtatacctgttcattgaacccaccactgcatacctgtgctgtgaacccaccactgcatacctgttctgtgaacccaccactgcatacctgtgctgtgaacccaccactgcatacctgttcagtgaacctgccactgcatacctgttctgttcagtggacccgccactgtatacctgttcattgaacccaccactgcatacctgtgctgtgaacccaccactgcatacctgttctgtgaacccaccactgcatacctgtgctgtgaacccaccactgcatacctgttcagtgaacctgccactgcatacctgttctgttcagtggacccgccactgtatacctgttcattgaacccaccactgcatacctgtgctgtgaacccaccactgcatacctgtgctgtgaacccaccactgcatacctgttctgtgaacccaccactgcatacctgttcagtgaacccgccactgcatacctgttctgttcagtggacccgccactgtatacctgttcagtgaacccgccactgcatacctgttctgttcagtggacccgccactgtatacctgttcagtgaacccgccactgcatacctgttgtgttcagtgaacctgccactgcatacctgttctgtgaacccgccactgtatacctgttctgtttagtgaacccgccactgtatacctgttctgtttagtgaacccgccactgcatacctgttctgtttagtggacccgccactg
This DNA window, taken from Hyperolius riggenbachi isolate aHypRig1 chromosome 3, aHypRig1.pri, whole genome shotgun sequence, encodes the following:
- the LOC137562792 gene encoding nicotinamide N-methyltransferase-like, with protein sequence MDPCQTKVYHKHGFDSKVFLETYFSGKSTSVFGDDILKFPIQKIHEACVSGDIKGDLLIDISAGPILHYLYPICGLFKEITLLRFSERCMIELRKWRNRHTGAFEWSHISPTVIELLGDSKEWDLKDMHLKSIIKQIVKCHSDRENLTDPLQLPQADCVIISWILELTSTDEGEYMSHLKKMVKFVKPGGHLIIFGALNGTYYTVGKDRMHMFKQDESFVRNAVVKEGFTVTKCDVLLRNSESHLTDYQGKFCMVARKDM